The Biomphalaria glabrata chromosome 17, xgBioGlab47.1, whole genome shotgun sequence genome segment ATCTACGTTGCATTGCAAGAGAGGTGATTTACAGTCCTGAAACATCGTTGAAACTCCATATTTTGTGTACAATAATTTGCTTGGTTAAAATGTGTTAAAGGGAACATCACTCTTAGTTCCTTTGTCCACAGACGAAATGTATGTATCTTTCGACCAAATGTTTCAGATGATGTAGCTGACTTCAGAGTCGGTGACCTGTATATGGTCAGTCGTAATTGCTCGAAGTCCACCTTGCCCTTGGGTACCATCCACCGGTTCAAGACCTGCATCGTTACCTCCAATTACACCCACCTCAGCTTATCTATCAATAATGATAATGTATACCCGAGTCTGGCGCCCTGCGTCTCAAGGGAATGGCAACTGACCTCTACTATCACCACCTTTAACGTTACCCTGAGCAACGCCACCAGCGTCTACCCGGACTCTAAGACTGTCCTTACATGTTTAGTTCACGGTAAGTAGCTTTCTTGAATAGCGTTACCAGAAAttcggagaaaaaaaaaagaggaagcgTCTTTATAAAGAAAGCTGCGCCACCGTTAGTTTGTAACCTTAGATTGTCACCAGCAAggtttaaatctaaaataatcTGTGGAAAATGTTTCTAAGatcattataattaattttaattgtcCTCTCCTCTGAAGCattttctcatatatatatatatatatatatatatatataaaagtaaagttcccctttcagaccttgcggtctatatggcagatgatatagagtcatcagtttctgtggcctacggttaacgaacgcttttaatttccccaactaatgtcaggtagccattacagctgggtggactcggaggcgcccaaggatcacGAAATAAAAAATCGCCAGTCGTCATCACTATTTGAAcccgctttaccgctcagccaccgtaccttttttaaataaataaatagacatatatgcttatatatttcatatatttgggggggggaggggggaagggggtaaTATAGATATTAATCAAGACGTATTTATAGTTTACGTTCTATTGCATATTTGTTACAGCCCCTGAAGAGCCGATTGAGATCCCCTTTGACTCACATCTTGATTGGTTTCTCCCTGTGGTTATTACAGCCATGATCGTCTCGTTCCCAGTTGTGACGTGTaagtattgggggggggggggggtattgacATTATgtatgtattggtgtgtgtgtgtgtgtgttgggcggggggggggtaattgaCATTATGTAAGTATTGGTGTGTGGGGGGGTATTGACATTATGTaagtattggtgtgtgtgtgggggggggggtattgacATTATGTaagtattggtgtgtgtgtggggggtattGACATTATGTAAGTATTGGTGTGAGGGGTGTTTTATCGACATTATGTAagtattggtgtgtgtggggggtattGACATTATGTAAGTATTGGTGTGGGGGGATATTGACATTATGTAAGTATTGGTGTGGGGGGTATTGACATTATGTaagtattggtgtgtgtgtgggggtatTGACATTATGTAAGTATTGGTGTTGGGGGTATTGACATTATGTAagtattggtgtgtgtgggggggggggtattgacATTATGTAAAAattggtgtgtgtgggggtatTGACATTATGTaagtattggtgtgtgtgtggggggtattGACATTATGTAAGTATTGGTGGGGGTATTGACATTATGTAagtattggtgtgtgtggggTATCGACATTATGTAAgtattggtggggggggggggtaattgaCATTATGTaagtattggtgtgtgtgtgggggggtattGACATTATGTAAGTATTGGTGTGTGGGGGGTATTGACATTATGTAAGTATTGGTGTGTGGGGGGTATTGACATTATGTAAGTATTGGTGGGCGTATGGACATTATGTaagtattggtgtgtgtgtgggggggtatcGACATTATGTAAGTATTTGTGGGGGGTATTGACATTATGTAAGTATTGGTGTGTCTGGGGGTATTGACATTATGTAAGTATTGATGGTGGGTATTGACATTATGTAAGTATTGGTGTGGGGGGGAGTATTGACATTATGTAAGtattggtgtgggggggggggtattgacATTATGTAAGTACTGATGGGGGGTATTGACATTATGTAAGTATTGGTGTGGGGGGTATTGACAATATGTAAGTATTGGTGGTGGGGTATTCACATCATGTAAGTATTggtgtcggggggggggtgttttaTCGACATTATGTAAGtattggggggaggggtattGACATGATATAAGTATTGGTGTGGGGGGTATTGACAATATGTAAGTATTGGTGGTGGGGTATTCACATCATGTAAGTATTggtgtcggggggggggtgttttaTCGACATTATGTAAGtattggggggaggggtattGACATGATATAAGTATTGGTGGGGGGGTATTGACATTATGTaagtattggtgtgtgtgtgtgggggggtattGACATTATGTaagtattggtgtgtgtgtgggggggggtattgACATTATGTAAGTATTGGTGTGGGGGGTATTGACATTATGTaagtattggtgtgtgtgtgtgtgtggggtggatattgacattatgtaagtattggttgggggggggtgtTTTATCGACATTATGTTATTACAGAGATTTAtcctcctccctccccccccctcctcccaaaCCCCATATTGTAAATGAAAGGAAACAAACAGGCAAGCGACTGGTATGACATCTTTTCTCGAGTGATGTagaaagctaaaaatagctcaTGGGACATCATTTGTTAAAAGAACTGAAATGATAAAAAACTATACCTCTAAATTCGAGATATTCTTAGAtggaacaatataaaaaaaggatgGAACTTTATAAGTCACGAATCAAATTATTGTTTATCAGTAAAACATACTGTTATCCAAACCATTGTTTGCACAGTGCCCATCGAAATCTTAAATCTCAAAAATAGCCAGCACACCGAAAAATACAACACATATGTACAataatccacacacacacacaaatgtagaTAATGTAATTGTATTAACTACCTTGGAACAGTCGTGTCATTAAAATTCTAATAGATCTCGATGatcaacaataaatctgtgtgactagaaatatttgtaccaattgtttttgtttatcgctATTTCAAGCTTTTAGCGTTCTAAATAtgctacgatcctatcactcACCTAGATCAGTTGGGAAAGTGGGAGGATGGGATGGATATCTGGGTAGATTTTTACCGTAaacggtttttttttaatggggggACGTCCAGAATTTGATCATGGCTCATGCCTACTCAAGccgacatgctaaccactctgcaagTGAGGTGCTTATGGCTATACAAGATTGTATAGTTCTGTATTCTTTGTTTTAGACTTACTTTAAAGTTGCGACTTATAAAAGGAACTgactcagcttataccaccacttcagtcacgtacaatttctttcccttgttcgagataccgaacaaaaataattaattaccaatattttggttaatttgtttttattgattcttgtgttgtcatgtaaaataATTAGTTGTGCAAGATTTCGGCTAGATCCGAGATTCGGTGTCGGggaaaaacatgtaaaaactttttaccagacagacagagtgggttgatGTAAGCTGTGTAAATGGAaacatggaatccccatattgaggaaactataaaaaaaaaatcaaacaaagcattaggggtTATTAgaaaaaatttctataaatcaaataagaacataaaactaaaatgttatttaaccttggttaagccaataatagaatatgcatcctctgtttgggacccctcaactcaaaaaaaacattaagaaactggaacagacacaaaatagagcagtgagattcataacaaacgaatatttacaattgactagagtaaaacctttagtaaaatcacaaaatttagaaagccttcaggatagaagacttaaaagtaaaataacaattatacataaaacactgaaccataattttcaaatacaaaaacaaaatttaataaaatactcagaaagacacaaagataaaagcacggTACTAgtaccatatgctaggacaaatttgtacaaatgctgcTTCTTCCCTAtctctattagagcatggaatgggttgtctgagctagccaggaaaaccagtgacttggcggagtttaggtcattggttaatatgcataactaaatgcatgacgcgtaggacgtaatcatctttttttttttttgaagtaacgtctgtattatataagataagataaaaaacaGCCTATATGATATCCCACCATTAACAAAGCTCCTTTTAGTATATATTCCATAAACTACTGGTGGACCATAGACTACTTGTGGTCCTTATACTACTAGTGGACCATAAGCTACTGGTGGGCCAAAGACTACTTGTGGTCCTTATACTACTAGTGGACCATAAACTACTGGTGGACCATAGACTACTTGAGGTTCTTATACTACTAGTGGACCATAAGCTACTGGTGGTCCATAGACTACTTGTGTATTATAAGCTACACAGAGTACTAGTGGACCATAGACTACTGGTGGACCACAAGCTTCTGATAGTACATAGACTTCTAGTGGACCATAAGCTGCTGGTGGTCTCTTGACTAGTGGTGAACTACTGGTGGATCATAAGCTACTGGTAGACCACAAGCTACTGTCGGTCCATAGACTACTGGGTATCTATAAGCTTCGTGTGCTccaccgtgacctccgtgattGAAGGTGCCGGTTCCACTCGCCATACCTGGATTAAGTTGTGGAAAAACAACTATTAATAGTACCAACCGTACAATCCCATAGTAACCATGTGACGTAGAAATGAACAACCTCAGTATCCTGAGCCCCTGAAAGAAACTTTGAGCAAGGAATTTAATAATGTCATCACGACATcgcaacaaaattaattacagctgtattaacattttctttttcaggcatctctttaATCATCCATGACAGGATAAGTAAGTAGAGTTTTGGTTTACATTTCTATTAtaccgtgtaaataaacatatgtAGAATTTATGTTAATGCAATGCCTACAATTGGCTTGCATTTTCTTCTTGGATAAAAGGTGGAAGTCGGAATTGCTTGAATTACCGCACTTCCCTCAAATGTgtctttgtattcagtaaagagttaaCTTGCATTCGCCTCATGGGTAGAAAGTGGGGGCTGGAAACTGGAAGATTGATGGCTGTTTCTCAAAcggctcaattttttttttttttagaaatttgaccagataatttatatatttttttgggtggggccaaaaagtgaaaactctggtttggcctttgtacttcttattcaaaatatataattatctgaaaattaaatttggtttaacgttttttttttagctcggTTTCAGCGGGAATTACCGCACTCCactcaaatgtttttttatattcagtATAAATTAGAAAAGAGttgaataaagaaatatatatataattatatataaacgTGCACATTGCACGCACCATCTGTttgttacaagaaaaaaaagtaaaatccccctttcagacctagcaatctatagaaagaaattacaGGTAAGTTACCTGCTTCTTTAGCtaatggttaacgagcaaggtgtcatgtggtcaccacaacgaccaaccgccttcacttaACACAACTGAaatgaggtacccattagagttggatggaatcaggggcgccttaaaaatcatgaaattcaaaACCTCAGTCTTCATACTGAGTTTCGAAACCAGGACCCCAAAtgtggaagccaagcgcttaaccactctgccaccgcGCCCAATTCTATATATTGACATGAAACTTCTGTCCTCGTGCCCTTTTAAAATCATTAGCTGGACTGTTTATACAACTTAGCTCTGCAAAGCTCAGCGGAAAGATTTCTTGAAATAATGcataacaagaaataaaaatgcagtgagaaatgtctctctctctttctctctctctctctctctctctctcttcctaccTAGACTGAATTTATAGAATTTGTTATCACTACTTATCACTGTAGAAACCTGCATCTACACGTAGAGTTTTTTAAATACGAGTTAGTTCAAAGTAATCTCTCCAGCTCTTGACAAAACAGAGTCTATAGAGCATCTTGTGACGGAGGACATAAGTATAAGTGTCGTCATAGAAAGACCAATGTGTCATTGAAAGGCATACGTGTCATAGAAAGACGATGTGTCATCGAAAGGCCAATATGTCATCGAAAGGCCTATGTGTCATAGAAAGGCCTATAGGCAATAGAAAGACCAATATGCCATAGAAAGGCCTATGTGTCATAGAAAGGCCTATAAGCAATAGGAAGGCCTATATGTCATAGAAAGGCCTATGTGTCATAGAAAGGCCTATAAGCAATAGAAAGACTAATATGTCATAGAAAGGCCTATGTGTCATAGAAAGGCCTATAAGCAATAGAAAGACTAATATGTCATAGAAAGGCATATGTGTCATAGAAAGGCCTATAAGCAATAGAAAGACTAATATGTCATAGAAAGGCCTATGTGTCATAGAAAGGCCTATAAGCAATAGAAAGACTATCATAGAAAGGCCTATGTGTCATAGAAAGGCCAATGTGTTATAGAAAGACCAATATGCCATAGAAAGGCCTATGTGTCATAGAAAGGCCTATAAGCAATAGAAAGACTAATATGTTATAGAAAGACCAATATGCCATAGAAAGGCCTATGTATCTTAAAAAAGACCAATGTGTCATAGAAAAGGCCCCTGTGAGTTATAGTAAGGCCAATGTGTCATAGAAAGAGTGTCATAAAAAGGCCTATGTGTCATAGAAAGACCAATGTGTCATAGAAAGAGTGTCATTGAAAGGCCTATATGATTGTATGCAGTATTCCCGCCCCTCCCATTGGTTTTCGTTTGCTATTCAAAAGCATCATCTTAACTCGGTCTTCACATTTAAGTCCACTGCTTGGGTTACTGATGTCATTGGGTTAttggtgtttgttttgttttgttatttattctTATTGTTCTCCTGATTGTTC includes the following:
- the LOC106050357 gene encoding uncharacterized protein LOC106050357, with translation MKKDKTLTFHACRDNFTAYLVCLYVTLVKGQDDVADFRVGDLYMVSRNCSKSTLPLGTIHRFKTCIVTSNYTHLSLSINNDNVYPSLAPCVSREWQLTSTITTFNVTLSNATSVYPDSKTVLTCLVHAPEEPIEIPFDSHLDWFLPVVITAMIVSFPVVTCISLIIHDRITNAQGAHEERPSSSHSSSESAKSPSSY